From Falco cherrug isolate bFalChe1 chromosome 4, bFalChe1.pri, whole genome shotgun sequence, one genomic window encodes:
- the RASD1 gene encoding dexamethasone-induced Ras-related protein 1 isoform X2 — protein MKLAAMIKKMCPSEAELSIPAKNCYRMVILGSSKVGKTAIVSRFLTGRFEEQYTPTIEDFHRKFYSIRGEVYQLDILDTSGNHPFPAMRRLSILTANPGDQVVPEEQNQGEHRGAPGHLRQQGRPGLLPGGATQGD, from the exons ATGAAACTGGCAGCGATGATCAAGAAGATGTGTCCCAGCGAGGCCgagctgagcatccctgccAAGAACTGCTACCGCATGGTCATCCTGGGCTCCTCCAAGGTGGGCAAGACGGCCATCGTCTCGCGCTTCCTCACCGGCCGCTTCGAGGAGCAATACACGCCCACCATCGAGGACTTCCACCGCAAGTTCTACAGCATCCGCGGGGAGGTCTACCAGCTCGACATCCTGGACACATCAGGCAACCACCCCTTCCCAGCCATGCGCCGCCTCTCCATCCTCACAG CAAATCCTGGAGACCAAGTCGTGcctgaagaacaaaaccaaggagAACATAGAGGTGCCCCTGGTCATCTGCGGCAACAAGGGCGACCGGGACTTTTACCGGGAGGTGCAACCCAGGGAGATtga
- the MED9 gene encoding mediator of RNA polymerase II transcription subunit 9 → MASGGAAARAAEEPPPPEPPAEQKPPPPPPAQEEFSFLPLVHDIIKCMDKDSQDVHQVLNELKNKFQEMRKLISSMPGIGVSPEQQQQQLQNLREQVRTKNELLQKYKSLCMFEIPKE, encoded by the exons ATGGCCtcggggggcgccgccgcccgcgccgccgaggagccgccgccgcccgagCCGCCCGCCGAGCAgaagccgccgccgccgccgcccgcgcaGGAGGAGTTCTCCTTCCTGCCGCTCGTCCACGACATCATCAAATG catgGACAAGGACAGCCAGGATGTTCACCAGGTGCTGAATGAGCTCAAGAACAAGTTCCAGGAGATGAGGAAGCTGATCAGCTCCATGCCTGGCATCGGTGtgagcccagagcagcagcagcagcagctgcagaacctGCGGGAGCAGGTCCGGACCAAAAATGAACTGCTGCAGAAGTACAAGAGCCTTTGCATGTTTGAAATTCCCAAAGAATAG
- the RASD1 gene encoding dexamethasone-induced Ras-related protein 1 isoform X1, protein MKLAAMIKKMCPSEAELSIPAKNCYRMVILGSSKVGKTAIVSRFLTGRFEEQYTPTIEDFHRKFYSIRGEVYQLDILDTSGNHPFPAMRRLSILTGDVFILVFSLDNRDSFEEVQRLKQQILETKSCLKNKTKENIEVPLVICGNKGDRDFYREVQPREIEQLVGGDPKKCAYFEISAKKNSSLDQMFQALFAMAKLPSEMSPDLHRKVSVQYCDILHKKALKGKKLLKEGGRGSTEEAYGIVAPFARRPSVHSDLMYIREKAIGGGHSKEKDRCVIS, encoded by the exons ATGAAACTGGCAGCGATGATCAAGAAGATGTGTCCCAGCGAGGCCgagctgagcatccctgccAAGAACTGCTACCGCATGGTCATCCTGGGCTCCTCCAAGGTGGGCAAGACGGCCATCGTCTCGCGCTTCCTCACCGGCCGCTTCGAGGAGCAATACACGCCCACCATCGAGGACTTCCACCGCAAGTTCTACAGCATCCGCGGGGAGGTCTACCAGCTCGACATCCTGGACACATCAGGCAACCACCCCTTCCCAGCCATGCGCCGCCTCTCCATCCTCACAG GAGACGTGTTCATCCTTGTGTTCAGCCTGGACAACCGGGACTCCTTTGAGGAGGTGCAGCGCCTGAAGCAGCAAATCCTGGAGACCAAGTCGTGcctgaagaacaaaaccaaggagAACATAGAGGTGCCCCTGGTCATCTGCGGCAACAAGGGCGACCGGGACTTTTACCGGGAGGTGCAACCCAGGGAGATtgagcagctggtgggaggggACCCCAAAAAATGCGCCTACTTCGAGATCTCGGCCAAGAAGAACAGCAGCCTGGACCAGATGTTCCAGGCGCTCTTCGCCATGGCCAAGTTGCCCAGCGAGATGAGCCCTGACCTACACCGCAAGGTCTCGGTCCAGTACTGCGACATCCTGCATAAGAAGGCgctgaaaggcaaaaagctgctgaaggaggggggccggggcagcACAGAGGAGGCGTACGGCATCGTGGCCCCCTTCGCCCGGCGGCCCAGCGTCCACAGCGACCTCATGTACATCAGAGAGAAGGCCATCGGTGGTGGGCACAGCAAGGAGAAGGACCGCTGCGTGATCAGCTAG